Proteins from a single region of Rhizobium leguminosarum bv. trifolii WSM1325:
- a CDS encoding Malate/L-lactate dehydrogenase (PFAM: Malate/L-lactate dehydrogenase~KEGG: rec:RHECIAT_PC0000640 putative malate dehydrogenase protein) produces the protein MAGQKMRMPIDELRQLALEACLACGGSPAMAKALVDATLSAACFGRTELGFPHFVDYLTSLRDGRINGDAKPRFNHVLPALIQADADGGIAQLGFDLIYDDFVKCVKTFGISVLTQRNSYTAGELGYYVRRLAQDGLISIAAANGPALMAAAEGGERVYCTNPLAFGVPMPEPLPPVVIDQATSATAFITLAEAAKAQLPIAHGMAIDETGAITTDPVKAMLGALLPFGGYKGGNIALIVEMLSAGLSGAAWSLDAGHFLSGEHPVNAGMTVIALFPAAADSDFPERAKAQLERLRSRGVRIPGDRTMPASVAETDRLDVDIGVLETIRRLCLQ, from the coding sequence ATGGCCGGGCAGAAGATGAGAATGCCGATCGACGAGCTCCGCCAACTGGCGCTCGAAGCCTGTCTCGCCTGCGGCGGCAGCCCGGCCATGGCGAAGGCGCTTGTCGATGCAACGCTCTCGGCCGCCTGCTTCGGGCGCACTGAGCTCGGTTTTCCTCATTTCGTCGATTATCTCACCAGCCTGCGCGACGGGCGGATCAATGGCGACGCCAAGCCCCGCTTCAACCATGTGCTGCCGGCCCTGATCCAGGCCGATGCGGACGGCGGCATAGCGCAGCTCGGGTTTGATCTCATTTACGACGACTTCGTAAAGTGCGTGAAAACCTTCGGCATCTCAGTCCTTACGCAAAGAAACAGCTATACCGCCGGGGAATTGGGATACTACGTCCGGCGCCTCGCTCAGGACGGGTTGATATCCATCGCCGCAGCCAACGGACCGGCCTTGATGGCCGCCGCCGAGGGCGGCGAGCGCGTCTACTGCACCAATCCGCTCGCCTTCGGCGTGCCCATGCCGGAACCCTTGCCGCCTGTCGTCATCGACCAGGCGACGAGTGCGACGGCGTTCATAACGCTTGCCGAGGCGGCAAAGGCGCAATTGCCGATCGCTCACGGCATGGCCATTGACGAAACCGGCGCCATCACCACCGATCCTGTTAAGGCAATGCTCGGTGCTCTCCTGCCCTTCGGCGGTTACAAGGGCGGCAATATCGCCCTTATCGTCGAGATGCTTTCGGCGGGTCTTTCCGGGGCCGCGTGGTCGCTCGATGCCGGCCACTTTCTCTCGGGCGAGCACCCGGTGAATGCGGGAATGACGGTGATCGCGCTCTTTCCCGCGGCCGCGGATTCGGACTTCCCGGAGCGCGCCAAGGCCCAATTGGAACGGCTGCGTTCCAGGGGAGTCCGTATCCCCGGAGACAGGACGATGCCCGCGAGCGTCGCGGAAACCGATCGTCTTGACGTCGACATAGGCGTGTTGGAAACGATCCGTCGCTTGTGCCTTCAGTGA
- a CDS encoding binding-protein-dependent transport systems inner membrane component (PFAM: binding-protein-dependent transport systems inner membrane component~KEGG: rec:RHECIAT_PC0000593 probable glycine betaine/L-proline ABC transporter, permease protein) yields the protein MEWFYKFPHMDDDALRNLKKAIDDGFRAFTRSYGDAIESLFSPLQHFLIAADRFMTQTPWPIITAIILVIAWFGSRSLKIVLGCLVTLLLIGYFDMWDDTMRTVSMIFVCTVLSIAIGIPMGILMARSDRLQRVINPILDVMQTMPSFVYLIPVVMLLGIGKVPGLIAVVIYAIPPMIRLTDLGIRLVDKDVLEAADAFGTSSSQKLFKVQLPLALPTIMAGINQTIMMALAMVVVASMIGVQGLGQPVLKAIANQYFTLGIFNGLAIVGIAIIFDRVSQAYGKRLQKHREIVHG from the coding sequence ATGGAATGGTTTTATAAATTCCCGCATATGGATGACGATGCCCTTCGCAATCTGAAGAAGGCGATCGATGACGGTTTTCGCGCATTTACCCGCAGCTATGGCGACGCGATTGAAAGCCTTTTCTCCCCGCTGCAGCATTTCCTGATCGCCGCCGACCGCTTCATGACGCAGACGCCGTGGCCGATCATTACGGCAATCATCCTTGTCATCGCATGGTTTGGAAGCCGCAGCCTGAAGATCGTCCTCGGCTGTCTCGTCACACTGCTGTTGATCGGCTATTTCGACATGTGGGACGATACGATGCGGACGGTCTCGATGATCTTCGTCTGTACCGTGCTCTCCATCGCCATCGGCATTCCGATGGGGATATTGATGGCGCGTTCCGACCGGCTGCAGCGCGTTATCAATCCGATCCTCGACGTCATGCAGACGATGCCGAGCTTCGTCTACCTGATCCCTGTCGTCATGCTGCTCGGCATCGGCAAGGTGCCGGGACTGATCGCCGTCGTCATCTACGCCATCCCGCCGATGATAAGGCTGACCGACCTCGGTATCCGCCTGGTCGACAAGGACGTGCTCGAGGCAGCCGATGCGTTCGGAACGTCGAGCTCGCAGAAGCTGTTCAAGGTCCAACTGCCGCTGGCGCTTCCCACCATCATGGCCGGCATCAACCAGACCATCATGATGGCGCTCGCCATGGTCGTCGTCGCTTCGATGATCGGCGTCCAGGGCCTTGGCCAGCCGGTTCTGAAGGCAATCGCCAACCAGTACTTCACCCTGGGTATTTTCAACGGCCTTGCCATCGTCGGCATTGCCATCATTTTCGACCGGGTCAGCCAGGCTTATGGCAAGCGGCTCCAGAAGCATCGGGAGATCGTCCATGGCTGA
- a CDS encoding NADH:flavin oxidoreductase/NADH oxidase (PFAM: NADH:flavin oxidoreductase/NADH oxidase; FAD-dependent pyridine nucleotide-disulphide oxidoreductase; HI0933 family protein~KEGG: sil:SPO0164 oxidoreductase, FMN-binding/pyridine nucleotide-disulfide oxidoreductase) → MSKLFPRLFSPIGLRGQTLRNRIVFGAHTANMASDGVPGERHVAYYAERAIGGAAMIVVEPMPVHPAAVLTRGNFLPGDDSVIPHFSKVTTAIKENGAVAIQQLYHVGAHGDSDNSYHPHWSPSGLPSYHDSDGSHSMSEAEIWETIDGFVQAARRCREAGFDGVEVWAAYLGLIEQFWTPWSNRREDQWGGSLENRTRFSREIMSRIRAVCGQDFIIGLAISDEPDHSVALTRDELAEIVALHDELGLVDYVTCGSGGYLDFHKLMPTFLYQEKLGAELAATIRRSVKHALVIAESHIRTPENGETVLGEGAADLVSIVRGQIADPHLARKAGEDRPDDVRGCISCNQMCWGRRSRDYWISCLINPSAGREYQWGGDRFAPAGQQRTVLVVGAGPAGLEAARAAAERGHRVILAEASSRLGGNFLLAGMQPRRAQILDLIGWYERQLTKLGVDIRLNSYVEASDVEAIGADAVILATGSHSPETGFQKALPSVATLPGIEKGNVFTVEAVMARQSRPGKRVLLLDEGGGWRGCGTAWKLAEDGHLVTMLSPDPFIGKELQRTTADVPLRRTLKTLGVKWLLEVSVLEWHGNGVTLLDHNTGERFFEEGDSLVLATTNAAANWLGDELRSNDRQVVEIGDCAAPRQAPYAFYEGRRAALAL, encoded by the coding sequence ATGTCGAAGCTCTTCCCGCGTCTGTTTTCGCCGATCGGCCTGCGCGGACAAACCTTGCGCAACAGGATCGTCTTCGGAGCGCATACGGCAAACATGGCGAGCGACGGTGTACCCGGCGAACGCCACGTCGCCTATTATGCCGAGCGCGCGATCGGTGGCGCCGCAATGATCGTGGTCGAACCGATGCCGGTGCATCCCGCGGCCGTGCTGACGCGCGGAAATTTTCTTCCCGGCGACGACAGCGTGATCCCTCACTTCAGCAAGGTCACGACCGCAATCAAGGAAAACGGCGCGGTCGCGATCCAGCAGCTCTACCATGTCGGCGCGCATGGGGATTCCGATAATTCATACCACCCGCATTGGTCTCCTTCCGGCTTGCCCAGTTATCACGACAGCGATGGCTCGCATTCCATGAGCGAGGCTGAGATTTGGGAAACCATCGACGGCTTCGTGCAGGCGGCGCGGCGCTGTCGCGAGGCCGGTTTCGATGGCGTCGAAGTCTGGGCGGCCTATCTCGGCCTGATCGAGCAGTTCTGGACGCCTTGGTCGAACCGGCGAGAGGATCAATGGGGTGGTTCGCTGGAGAACCGGACCCGCTTCTCGCGGGAAATCATGAGCCGCATCCGGGCAGTGTGCGGTCAGGATTTCATCATCGGGCTTGCGATCAGCGATGAGCCCGATCATAGCGTCGCGCTGACGCGGGACGAGCTTGCCGAGATCGTCGCTCTCCATGACGAACTCGGTCTCGTCGACTATGTGACCTGCGGTTCGGGCGGCTATCTCGACTTCCACAAGCTGATGCCGACATTCCTCTACCAGGAGAAGCTCGGCGCCGAGCTTGCCGCAACGATCAGGCGATCCGTTAAACATGCGCTCGTCATTGCCGAAAGCCATATCAGAACGCCGGAGAACGGCGAAACCGTTCTTGGAGAAGGAGCGGCGGACCTCGTCTCGATCGTGCGCGGCCAGATTGCCGATCCGCATCTGGCTCGAAAAGCCGGTGAAGACCGCCCCGACGATGTTCGTGGCTGCATTTCGTGCAACCAGATGTGCTGGGGCCGGCGTTCGCGCGATTATTGGATAAGCTGCCTCATCAACCCATCGGCCGGACGGGAATATCAATGGGGCGGCGACCGCTTCGCACCGGCCGGCCAGCAGAGGACGGTGCTGGTGGTCGGCGCCGGGCCTGCCGGCCTGGAAGCCGCCCGCGCCGCCGCTGAAAGGGGCCACCGGGTCATCCTCGCCGAAGCATCCAGCCGGCTCGGCGGCAATTTCCTGCTCGCCGGCATGCAGCCTCGCCGGGCGCAAATCCTCGACCTCATCGGCTGGTACGAGCGGCAGCTGACGAAGCTCGGCGTCGATATCCGGCTCAACTCTTATGTCGAGGCATCGGATGTAGAGGCCATCGGCGCAGACGCCGTCATCCTGGCAACGGGTTCCCATTCACCCGAAACCGGCTTCCAGAAGGCTCTGCCCTCAGTTGCGACGCTGCCCGGTATCGAAAAAGGAAACGTCTTCACCGTCGAGGCCGTCATGGCGCGGCAGTCAAGGCCGGGGAAGAGAGTTCTGCTGCTGGACGAGGGCGGCGGCTGGCGCGGCTGCGGAACCGCCTGGAAGCTCGCCGAAGATGGGCACCTGGTGACGATGCTCTCGCCCGACCCGTTCATCGGCAAAGAGCTTCAGCGCACCACCGCCGACGTCCCGCTGCGCCGGACGTTGAAGACGCTGGGCGTCAAATGGCTTCTGGAGGTCAGCGTGCTGGAATGGCACGGTAATGGCGTCACCCTGCTGGATCACAATACCGGCGAGCGTTTCTTCGAGGAAGGCGACAGCCTGGTGCTCGCCACCACCAATGCGGCAGCAAATTGGTTGGGCGATGAACTGCGTTCAAACGATCGTCAGGTGGTGGAGATCGGGGACTGCGCTGCGCCGCGCCAGGCGCCTTATGCCTTCTATGAGGGCAGACGAGCGGCATTGGCGCTGTGA
- a CDS encoding conserved hypothetical protein (KEGG: ret:RHE_PF00415 hypothetical protein) — protein sequence MSQEASEADRFLALVAAAQGRDIRLTSVQAGLLVAAELGIAGDSRAFARLLGIAHSLVLRELNALAEREGVLQIVKRDLRTMRVHYTLPPPDEA from the coding sequence GTGAGCCAAGAGGCCTCCGAGGCCGATCGTTTTCTTGCCCTCGTCGCTGCGGCGCAAGGCAGGGATATCAGGCTGACATCCGTACAGGCCGGTCTCCTTGTCGCCGCGGAATTGGGGATAGCGGGTGACAGCCGCGCCTTTGCGCGCCTGCTGGGGATCGCGCATTCTCTCGTGCTCAGGGAGCTCAACGCGCTCGCGGAACGCGAAGGGGTGCTGCAGATCGTGAAGCGGGATCTAAGGACGATGAGAGTGCACTACACATTGCCGCCGCCGGATGAGGCGTAA
- a CDS encoding ABC transporter related (PFAM: ABC transporter related~SMART: AAA ATPase~KEGG: rec:RHECIAT_PC0000594 probable glycine betaine/L-proline ABC transporter, ATP-binding protein): MADHRFGGIKIRHLYKIFGPNPGAHVDAVKKGLSKTDLNEKHGHVLGLKDINVEIPSGRIQVIMGLSGSGKSTLIRHINRLIDPTSGEVLVDGVDVVKMNETELRTFRRHQTAMVFQKFALLPHRNVLDNTIFGREVQGMERSKAVDVAMGWLERVGLKGFESKYPNQLSGGMQQRVGLARALSNDAPVLLMDEAYSALDPLIRTDMQSVLLDIQKEIKKTIVFITHDLDEALRLGDQIAILRDGEVIQQGTSQDIVLRPADAYIANFVKEVNRGRVIQVDAIMTSLHSGAVPGGLTIASGTTVEDAVRILASEAHDDARVVSPSGEALGLVTFRQLAGAMVNSHEVAPRRDSALSVAL; encoded by the coding sequence ATGGCTGATCATCGTTTCGGCGGCATCAAGATCCGCCATCTCTACAAGATCTTCGGTCCCAATCCCGGCGCTCATGTCGATGCTGTCAAGAAGGGATTGTCGAAGACCGATCTCAACGAAAAGCACGGCCACGTGCTCGGCCTGAAAGATATCAATGTCGAGATACCCTCGGGCCGCATCCAGGTCATCATGGGCCTTTCGGGTTCGGGCAAATCGACGCTCATCCGCCACATCAACCGTCTGATCGATCCGACATCAGGCGAAGTGCTTGTCGACGGCGTCGATGTGGTGAAAATGAACGAGACCGAATTGCGGACGTTTCGGCGCCACCAGACGGCAATGGTGTTTCAGAAGTTCGCGCTTCTGCCGCACCGGAATGTTCTCGACAACACTATCTTCGGCCGCGAAGTGCAGGGCATGGAGCGCTCGAAAGCCGTTGACGTCGCCATGGGCTGGCTGGAGCGGGTCGGCCTGAAGGGCTTCGAGAGCAAATATCCCAACCAGCTGTCGGGCGGCATGCAGCAGCGCGTCGGGCTGGCACGCGCCCTCTCGAACGATGCGCCGGTTCTGCTGATGGACGAGGCCTATTCGGCGCTCGACCCTTTGATCCGCACCGATATGCAGTCGGTCCTTCTCGACATTCAGAAGGAGATCAAGAAGACCATCGTCTTCATCACCCATGATCTCGATGAGGCCCTTCGGCTGGGCGACCAGATTGCGATCCTGCGCGATGGCGAAGTCATCCAGCAGGGCACCAGCCAGGACATCGTTCTGCGTCCGGCAGACGCCTACATCGCCAACTTCGTCAAGGAGGTCAATCGAGGCCGGGTCATCCAGGTCGATGCCATCATGACATCCCTGCATTCCGGCGCGGTCCCAGGTGGATTGACGATCGCATCAGGCACGACCGTCGAAGACGCCGTCCGGATTCTGGCATCGGAGGCGCACGACGATGCCAGGGTGGTTTCACCATCCGGGGAAGCATTGGGGCTTGTTACCTTCCGCCAGCTCGCGGGCGCGATGGTGAACTCGCACGAGGTGGCTCCCCGACGCGACAGTGCCCTCTCGGTCGCACTTTGA
- a CDS encoding Substrate-binding region of ABC-type glycine betaine transport system (PFAM: Substrate-binding region of ABC-type glycine betaine transport system~KEGG: ret:RHE_PF00410 amino acid ABC transporter substrate-binding protein), which yields MKKLLASTCLTFGLIGGASFASAAECGTVTIASMNWQSAEVLSNLDKFILNEGYGCEAEITVGDTVPTITSMAEKGQPDIAPEAWIDLLPDVVKKGTDEGRIVQVGSPLPDGGVQGWWIPKYLADAHPDIKTIGDVLKHPELFPAPEDAKKGAIYNGPQGWGGTVVTTQLYKAFEADKAGFTLVDTGSAAGLDGSISKAYERKEGWAGYYWAPTALLGKYEMVKLEAGVPNDAAEWKRCNTVADCPDPKPNAWPVDKIVTLVAKPFSEKAGPEVMDYLTKRSWSNDTVNKLMAWMTDNQATGEDGAKHFLKENKDLWTKWVSPEAVTKIEAAL from the coding sequence ATGAAAAAACTACTCGCATCGACATGTCTGACGTTCGGCCTGATCGGCGGGGCATCTTTCGCCAGCGCCGCCGAATGCGGCACTGTGACCATCGCCAGCATGAACTGGCAGAGTGCAGAGGTTCTCTCCAACCTCGACAAGTTCATCCTGAACGAAGGTTATGGCTGTGAGGCCGAAATCACCGTCGGCGATACCGTTCCGACGATCACCTCGATGGCCGAAAAGGGCCAGCCGGACATCGCACCGGAAGCCTGGATCGACCTGCTGCCCGATGTCGTCAAGAAGGGAACGGATGAAGGCCGGATCGTCCAGGTCGGCTCTCCCTTGCCCGATGGCGGCGTCCAGGGCTGGTGGATTCCCAAATATCTGGCCGACGCCCACCCTGATATCAAGACTATCGGCGACGTGCTGAAGCATCCGGAACTCTTCCCCGCTCCTGAGGATGCGAAGAAGGGCGCCATCTATAACGGTCCGCAGGGCTGGGGCGGCACCGTGGTGACCACGCAGCTCTACAAGGCCTTCGAAGCCGATAAGGCCGGCTTCACCCTCGTCGATACCGGTTCTGCTGCCGGCCTCGATGGTTCGATCTCCAAGGCTTACGAACGCAAGGAAGGCTGGGCCGGCTATTACTGGGCGCCGACCGCGCTGCTCGGCAAATATGAAATGGTCAAGCTCGAAGCCGGCGTGCCGAATGACGCCGCCGAATGGAAGCGCTGCAACACCGTCGCCGATTGCCCCGATCCGAAGCCGAACGCATGGCCGGTCGACAAGATCGTCACCCTCGTTGCAAAGCCTTTCTCGGAAAAGGCCGGGCCGGAGGTCATGGACTACCTGACGAAGCGCTCCTGGAGCAATGACACGGTCAACAAGCTGATGGCGTGGATGACCGACAACCAGGCGACCGGCGAGGACGGTGCCAAGCACTTCCTCAAAGAAAACAAGGACCTCTGGACCAAGTGGGTCTCGCCTGAGGCAGTCACGAAGATCGAAGCTGCTCTTTAA
- a CDS encoding oxidoreductase alpha (molybdopterin) subunit (TIGRFAM: oxidoreductase alpha (molybdopterin) subunit~PFAM: molybdopterin oxidoreductase; molydopterin dinucleotide-binding region~KEGG: ret:RHE_PF00416 formate dehydrogenase alpha chain protein) — MDTKFIGKKSAAAGGWGALKSCGKRLLQSGMPISGARTMLKANQPDGFDCPGCAWGDPEHGSSFEFCENGVKAVAWEATEKRATPAFFGERTVSQLRQLTDYELELSGRLTHPMRYDAASDRYLPVAWADAFAEIGSILRGFDSPNRAEFYTSGRASNEAAFLYQLFVRVYGTNNFPDCSNMCHEASGIAMRQAVGVGKGTVLLEDFEEADAIFVIGQNPGTNHPRMLGDLRRAAIRGARVVVFNPIRERGLERFSDPQDKVEMLRGGSTDIASLYLQPQLGGDMAAVRGMAKAVLAAEDAAVEAGLPFVLDHAFLVEHCAGFVEYRAAVEATSWADIEDQSGLSRQEIERAADVYISAERVICTWAMGVTQHLHSVATIREIANFMFLRGNIGRPGAGLCPVRGHSNVQGDRTVGINEKPADDFLDALEKHFRFTVPREHGHNVLAAIGAMLDGSAEAFIGLGGNFARATPDSALVEKALRRLKLTVHIATKPNHSHLMPGEVAFILPCLGRTEMDLNAAGNSQLISVEDSMSMVHGSAGINRPASPHLLSEVAIIAGIAQATVGSAVVDWAELADDHDRIRDHIEATIPGFENYNARLRKPRGFHLRNTAAHREWDTPAGKASFSCEALPEETVHQRARKGEGRFALQTFRSHDQYNTTVYGLDDRYRGVYGERQVIFIHPADLKAMNAEAGDRIDVVGEHDDGIERIAENFRFVPYDIPRGSIAGYYPELNVLVPLGSAGVDSDTPTSKSIMVSFRRRQAA; from the coding sequence ATGCCGATTTCAGGGGCGCGGACGATGCTGAAGGCGAACCAGCCGGATGGGTTCGACTGCCCGGGCTGCGCCTGGGGCGATCCCGAGCACGGATCGTCGTTCGAGTTCTGCGAGAACGGCGTGAAGGCCGTCGCCTGGGAGGCGACGGAAAAGCGGGCAACGCCCGCCTTCTTCGGGGAAAGGACTGTATCGCAGCTTCGCCAGTTGACGGACTATGAACTGGAACTCAGTGGCCGCCTCACGCATCCGATGCGCTACGATGCGGCGAGCGACCGTTACCTGCCGGTCGCGTGGGCGGATGCCTTTGCCGAGATCGGCAGCATCCTGAGGGGGTTCGATAGCCCCAACCGGGCGGAATTCTACACGTCTGGCCGGGCGAGCAACGAGGCCGCCTTCCTGTACCAGCTGTTCGTGCGCGTCTACGGCACCAACAATTTTCCCGACTGCTCCAACATGTGCCACGAGGCGAGCGGCATCGCCATGCGCCAGGCGGTCGGTGTCGGCAAGGGTACCGTGCTGCTGGAGGATTTCGAAGAGGCCGATGCGATCTTCGTGATCGGGCAGAACCCGGGCACCAACCATCCGAGGATGCTCGGCGATTTGCGCCGGGCGGCCATCCGCGGCGCGCGCGTCGTCGTCTTCAATCCCATCCGCGAACGCGGCCTGGAACGCTTCTCCGACCCGCAGGACAAGGTCGAGATGCTGCGCGGCGGTTCGACCGATATCGCCAGCCTTTATCTGCAACCGCAGCTCGGCGGCGACATGGCCGCGGTGCGGGGGATGGCGAAGGCCGTGCTGGCCGCGGAAGACGCAGCCGTCGAAGCCGGTCTGCCCTTCGTTCTCGACCACGCATTTCTTGTCGAACACTGCGCGGGTTTTGTCGAATACCGGGCGGCGGTCGAGGCGACGAGCTGGGCTGACATCGAGGACCAGTCGGGACTGAGCCGGCAGGAGATCGAACGGGCAGCCGATGTCTATATCAGCGCCGAGCGGGTCATCTGCACCTGGGCGATGGGCGTGACCCAGCATCTGCATTCCGTGGCGACAATCCGCGAGATCGCCAATTTCATGTTCCTGCGCGGTAATATCGGCCGGCCGGGGGCAGGCCTTTGCCCGGTTCGCGGCCATTCCAACGTGCAGGGCGACCGCACCGTCGGCATCAACGAAAAGCCGGCGGACGATTTCCTCGATGCGCTGGAGAAGCATTTCCGCTTCACCGTTCCTCGCGAACATGGTCACAATGTCCTTGCCGCGATCGGCGCGATGCTCGATGGCTCGGCCGAGGCCTTCATCGGGCTTGGCGGCAATTTTGCCCGCGCCACGCCCGACAGCGCGCTCGTTGAAAAGGCGTTGCGGCGGCTGAAGCTGACGGTGCACATCGCCACCAAGCCCAACCATTCGCATCTCATGCCCGGCGAGGTGGCCTTCATCCTGCCGTGCCTCGGACGCACCGAGATGGATCTGAACGCGGCGGGCAACTCCCAGCTTATAAGCGTCGAGGATTCGATGAGCATGGTGCATGGGTCTGCCGGCATCAATCGTCCGGCCTCGCCGCATCTCCTCTCGGAAGTCGCCATCATTGCCGGCATTGCACAGGCGACGGTCGGCTCCGCCGTGGTCGACTGGGCAGAGCTTGCCGACGACCACGACCGTATCCGCGATCATATCGAGGCGACCATTCCAGGCTTCGAAAATTACAATGCGCGCTTGCGCAAACCGCGCGGTTTCCACCTGCGCAATACGGCAGCCCATCGGGAGTGGGATACGCCGGCAGGCAAGGCATCATTTTCTTGCGAAGCGCTTCCGGAGGAGACGGTGCATCAGCGGGCGCGAAAGGGTGAGGGGCGTTTCGCCCTGCAGACGTTCCGGTCGCACGATCAATACAATACGACGGTCTACGGTCTCGATGACCGATATCGCGGCGTCTACGGGGAGCGGCAGGTCATCTTCATTCATCCAGCCGACCTCAAGGCGATGAATGCCGAGGCCGGTGATCGGATCGACGTGGTCGGCGAGCATGATGACGGTATCGAGCGCATCGCCGAGAATTTCCGCTTTGTGCCCTATGACATTCCGCGAGGAAGCATCGCGGGTTACTATCCCGAGCTGAACGTGCTCGTGCCGCTTGGCAGCGCGGGCGTGGATAGCGATACGCCCACCTCGAAATCGATCATGGTGTCCTTCCGCCGGCGACAAGCCGCGTGA
- a CDS encoding transcriptional regulator, AraC family (PFAM: helix-turn-helix- domain containing protein AraC type~SMART: helix-turn-helix- domain containing protein AraC type~KEGG: rec:RHECIAT_PC0000597 probable transcriptional regulator protein, AraC family), protein MTENSPPPFSFRFSGSSFDNMVETLGGAFGAFDAEPVGRAKDFHWGLDFSVCDKAVLLTGYHEAEFQFNIEPTVDTAEYLSIVVPRSGGMGVTYGSSRIAEAGQGKLLLYNNFEPNSVIMHGQSNVIDELLINWPVILQTIGQTFEMPFSGSLDLLPELDLSKPAGRLIGNLTETIISGMRDDGPLLQSPIAMAHMTQALADLVVRLVPHRLSHFLENRPALIAPRHVRRAIEFMHANIDQPITMPKVAEAAGVSSRALETGFRAFRGTSPAVYLLTLRLRAARQDLLDPESKETMKAICLKWGFFHFGRFSAVYKTTYGEYPSDTRKRVIRR, encoded by the coding sequence ATGACTGAAAATAGCCCTCCCCCATTTTCATTTCGATTTAGTGGTTCGTCCTTCGACAACATGGTCGAAACGCTGGGCGGCGCTTTTGGCGCATTTGATGCCGAGCCCGTCGGCCGCGCCAAGGACTTCCATTGGGGATTGGATTTCTCGGTCTGTGACAAAGCCGTCCTGCTCACCGGTTATCATGAGGCGGAGTTTCAGTTCAATATCGAGCCGACCGTCGATACGGCGGAGTATCTGTCGATCGTCGTGCCGCGCAGCGGCGGCATGGGGGTAACCTATGGATCGTCCCGCATCGCCGAGGCCGGGCAAGGAAAATTGCTTCTCTATAACAATTTCGAACCCAACAGCGTCATCATGCATGGGCAATCGAACGTCATCGACGAGTTGCTGATCAACTGGCCTGTCATCCTGCAGACGATCGGCCAGACGTTCGAGATGCCGTTCAGCGGCTCTCTCGATCTGCTGCCCGAACTGGACCTGTCCAAGCCAGCCGGCCGGTTGATCGGCAACCTCACGGAAACGATCATCTCAGGCATGCGCGACGATGGCCCCTTGCTGCAGTCGCCGATCGCCATGGCGCATATGACGCAGGCGCTCGCCGATCTGGTGGTGCGCCTGGTGCCGCACCGGCTGTCGCATTTCCTGGAGAATCGCCCCGCCCTGATCGCCCCCCGGCATGTCCGCAGGGCGATCGAATTCATGCACGCCAATATCGATCAGCCGATCACCATGCCGAAGGTGGCCGAAGCCGCCGGCGTATCCAGCCGGGCGCTCGAGACCGGTTTTCGTGCGTTCAGGGGAACCTCCCCCGCCGTCTATCTGCTGACGCTTCGGCTGCGTGCCGCGCGCCAGGATCTGCTCGATCCCGAGAGCAAGGAGACCATGAAGGCCATCTGCCTCAAATGGGGCTTCTTTCATTTCGGCCGGTTTTCGGCAGTCTATAAAACCACATACGGAGAATACCCTTCCGACACCAGGAAGCGCGTGATCCGTCGATAG